Proteins from one Fervidicoccaceae archaeon genomic window:
- a CDS encoding ABC transporter ATP-binding protein, whose amino-acid sequence MNEGLALSNVSAGYGDFIILHSVSMEVPTGKITVLVGPNGAGKTTTLKTIMGISRLREGSITFDGNDITRLPTHRRVELGITLVPEGRGLFSSLTVKENLLIGAYTRRAREKIQDTMEMVFSIFPKLKERLDQRAGTLSGGEAQMLAIARGLMSMPRVLLLDEPSQGLAPLIVMELFRTIARLNEEFKLTIFLVEQHVKESLELAEMAYVMEQGSIVMRGKGSEILEDPSLRKAYLVY is encoded by the coding sequence ATGAATGAGGGATTAGCGCTATCAAATGTTTCAGCAGGATATGGAGATTTCATCATACTACATTCAGTATCCATGGAAGTTCCTACTGGAAAGATAACCGTCTTGGTCGGTCCAAATGGGGCAGGAAAGACAACAACTCTCAAGACAATAATGGGCATCTCCCGACTCAGAGAAGGAAGCATAACTTTCGATGGAAACGACATAACTAGGTTGCCAACACATAGGAGGGTTGAGCTTGGCATAACTCTGGTTCCCGAAGGAAGAGGGCTCTTCTCCTCTTTGACCGTTAAGGAGAACCTCCTAATAGGTGCTTACACAAGGAGAGCTAGAGAGAAAATCCAGGACACAATGGAGATGGTCTTTTCTATATTTCCAAAGCTCAAAGAGAGGCTGGATCAGAGGGCTGGAACCCTGTCTGGAGGAGAGGCGCAGATGCTGGCTATAGCCAGAGGGCTAATGAGCATGCCAAGAGTCCTCCTGCTCGATGAACCTAGCCAGGGGCTTGCCCCCCTCATAGTCATGGAGCTTTTCCGGACAATAGCAAGACTTAACGAGGAGTTCAAGCTAACCATATTCCTTGTAGAGCAGCACGTTAAAGAATCTCTTGAACTTGCTGAAATGGCATATGTAATGGAGCAAGGCTCCATTGTAATGAGAGGGAAGGGAAGCGAGATCTTAGAGGATCCCTCTCTTAGAAAGGCCTACCTTGTTTATTAA
- the arcC gene encoding carbamate kinase — protein MDDSRKKLVVIALGGNAFLQKNEKGTVEEQWKNVYAAARQIVDLVKSGYKVVVTHGNGPQVGNVLEWMEALKDKIPPLSMDIAGAMTQGWIGYMLQQAIQNVLIEENLDHRYRVVTIINQVEVKKDDPAWNNPTKYIGPYYYDAAVVEKLREERGWAMKADPRGGYRRVVPSPDVVDNIEKDAIKLLYENDFIVIASGGGGIPVVKDEKGRVYGREAVIDKDLGAQLLASVVGGDIFVILTDVEGAYLNFGKPDQKLLRELTVSEAKKLLEQGVFGSGSMGPKVKAAVRFAERTGKAAYIGHLYKLKEILEEKSGTKIVPDKKQ, from the coding sequence TTGGATGATAGTAGGAAAAAGCTGGTTGTTATAGCCCTAGGAGGAAACGCTTTCCTTCAGAAGAACGAGAAGGGAACTGTTGAGGAGCAATGGAAGAACGTGTATGCTGCTGCAAGGCAAATAGTTGATCTGGTCAAGAGCGGCTACAAGGTAGTAGTGACCCATGGAAATGGTCCACAGGTTGGAAATGTCTTGGAATGGATGGAAGCACTCAAGGACAAGATCCCTCCGCTCTCCATGGACATAGCTGGAGCAATGACGCAGGGATGGATAGGGTACATGCTACAGCAGGCTATACAAAATGTTCTGATAGAAGAGAACTTGGATCATAGGTATAGAGTGGTTACAATCATCAATCAGGTTGAGGTCAAGAAGGACGATCCTGCTTGGAACAACCCAACCAAGTACATAGGACCGTACTATTATGACGCGGCCGTGGTTGAGAAATTGAGGGAAGAGAGGGGATGGGCTATGAAGGCGGATCCCAGAGGCGGTTACAGGAGGGTTGTTCCATCTCCAGATGTAGTTGATAATATCGAGAAGGATGCCATAAAGCTCCTCTACGAAAACGACTTCATAGTCATTGCAAGCGGAGGTGGGGGCATTCCTGTTGTCAAGGATGAGAAGGGCAGAGTTTATGGAAGGGAAGCTGTCATAGATAAGGACCTTGGTGCACAGCTCCTGGCATCGGTTGTCGGTGGAGACATATTCGTCATTCTCACTGATGTTGAGGGGGCTTACCTGAACTTTGGGAAGCCCGATCAGAAGCTTCTTAGAGAGCTAACAGTGAGTGAGGCAAAGAAGCTACTTGAGCAAGGTGTGTTTGGCTCAGGAAGCATGGGGCCAAAGGTAAAGGCCGCTGTGAGGTTTGCGGAGAGAACAGGAAAGGCTGCCTATATAGGGCATCTGTACAAACTGAAGGAGATACTTGAGGAAAAGAGCGGAACCAAGATAGTTCCAGATAAAAAACAGTGA
- a CDS encoding GNAT family N-acetyltransferase: MESVKLNDSEFYIELPNGKRALLKFEVIEELRIMRLLHTYTPPQFRGRGLGEMLVKAAIEDARRRGLKIEPVCSFSIYYFAKHPEDREILVDWMKGKSEEELESLYEYYYSLERR; encoded by the coding sequence TTGGAGAGCGTAAAGCTGAACGACTCTGAGTTCTACATAGAACTGCCAAACGGAAAAAGGGCTCTACTCAAGTTTGAAGTCATTGAAGAGCTTAGAATTATGAGGCTTCTTCACACATACACCCCTCCTCAGTTCAGGGGGAGGGGTTTAGGTGAGATGTTAGTTAAGGCAGCTATTGAGGATGCAAGAAGGAGAGGGCTAAAAATTGAGCCTGTATGCAGCTTTTCAATATACTACTTCGCCAAGCATCCCGAGGACAGAGAAATTCTGGTTGATTGGATGAAGGGAAAGAGCGAGGAAGAGCTGGAAAGCCTCTATGAATATTATTATTCTTTGGAAAGAAGATAA
- a CDS encoding TFIIB-type zinc ribbon-containing protein, with amino-acid sequence MDRCEACGGTIVWDYRTGDIICSSCGLVIGRIYEHEEERSGDKKAEETCGKKQQSYPKSFRLYLKISRRKPRDLLIDEERFRAFLKDGKAIRVFAHPKDAYLRKMLEKNESLREIYEGYVEKNPKLSCRTMRAKVASAMILQLYFSGRKIRGEDISRIARETGVSKWHAAKLIDILGRYYPPLSSGQRSRIHRRSSP; translated from the coding sequence ATGGATAGATGTGAAGCATGTGGGGGAACCATTGTATGGGACTACAGGACAGGGGATATCATATGCTCATCATGCGGGCTCGTAATAGGAAGGATATATGAGCATGAAGAGGAAAGGAGCGGTGATAAAAAAGCAGAAGAAACTTGCGGTAAAAAGCAGCAATCATATCCAAAATCATTCAGGCTATATCTCAAGATAAGCAGGAGGAAGCCAAGGGATCTTCTGATAGATGAGGAGCGCTTTAGAGCATTTCTGAAGGATGGAAAGGCCATTAGGGTTTTTGCACACCCCAAAGATGCCTATCTAAGAAAAATGCTGGAGAAAAACGAGAGTCTCAGAGAAATCTATGAAGGCTACGTGGAGAAGAATCCCAAGCTCTCGTGCCGCACAATGAGGGCAAAGGTTGCATCCGCGATGATCCTTCAGCTTTACTTCTCTGGAAGGAAAATTAGGGGAGAGGACATATCCAGGATAGCAAGAGAGACTGGAGTGAGCAAATGGCACGCAGCCAAGCTCATTGATATTCTTGGAAGGTATTATCCTCCTCTTTCATCTGGACAGAGAAGCAGGATTCATCGACGATCCTCACCCTGA
- the tgtA gene encoding tRNA guanosine(15) transglycosylase TgtA → MKILDRDLAGRIGRLEARGSSIETPYLFPVVDPVRQELSVEEIKDLGFRGVITNAYLAYKRGWRGRIHDLLASRDILVMTDSGAYQLLQYGEVEVSNREIIEIEKMLDSDIAVILDVPTGDSLNREYAEWTVNETLRRAKEAAELIDRGKRLWVLPIQGGLFLDLVEKSARESAELDFDIYALGSPTRFMERYQYEALIDMIRAARSQIPAKKPLHLFGAGHPMIIPFAVAMGIDLFDSASYILFARDGRYMTEHGTMRLERLSYFPCSCPICSKYTPAELREMKKEERTRLLAKHNLLVVRRIINETKEAIKEGRLWELLISMSRGHPSLLSLLRRIEENHSSWMELYTPSTKGGGKSTFIFEDDSRKNPRIARMRKFIAEEYKPPGLFRKLAIVPIYFRIPDARSRGEEYLVYYAPAIGAVPAEISGIYPIGQGVYQKAIGEAEQIKIARDITEFLEKFGQMYEEIEMRICREHEALLQALKDTVLKKIGVRVRIVDESCFSVQMKEEDNTFQEYQ, encoded by the coding sequence ATGAAGATACTTGATAGGGATCTGGCCGGGAGAATTGGAAGGCTCGAGGCGAGGGGGAGCTCCATTGAGACCCCCTATCTTTTTCCAGTAGTTGACCCTGTTAGACAGGAGCTTTCGGTTGAGGAGATAAAGGATCTAGGCTTCAGAGGAGTTATAACCAATGCCTATTTAGCCTACAAGAGGGGCTGGAGGGGAAGAATTCACGATCTTCTGGCTTCCAGGGATATTCTGGTTATGACAGATTCAGGAGCTTATCAGCTCCTCCAGTACGGAGAAGTTGAAGTGAGCAATAGGGAGATTATTGAAATAGAGAAAATGCTTGACTCTGATATTGCTGTTATATTGGATGTTCCCACGGGAGATTCTCTGAATAGAGAGTATGCAGAGTGGACGGTGAATGAAACCCTTAGAAGAGCAAAGGAAGCAGCGGAGCTGATAGATAGAGGAAAAAGACTTTGGGTTCTTCCAATCCAAGGGGGGCTGTTTCTGGATCTCGTTGAGAAAAGCGCCAGAGAATCGGCGGAGCTTGATTTCGATATATATGCGCTCGGAAGTCCCACCAGATTCATGGAGAGGTACCAATATGAGGCACTCATAGATATGATAAGAGCAGCAAGGTCCCAAATACCTGCTAAAAAGCCGCTGCATTTGTTTGGGGCAGGGCATCCAATGATAATTCCTTTTGCAGTCGCAATGGGAATCGATCTATTTGATTCGGCCTCCTATATATTGTTTGCCAGAGATGGAAGGTACATGACCGAGCATGGCACCATGAGGCTGGAGAGATTGAGCTATTTTCCCTGCTCCTGTCCTATCTGCTCCAAGTATACGCCAGCTGAGCTGAGGGAAATGAAAAAGGAAGAGAGAACGCGCCTTCTGGCAAAGCACAACCTCCTCGTTGTGAGAAGGATAATAAACGAAACAAAGGAAGCAATAAAGGAGGGGAGGCTATGGGAGCTCTTGATTTCTATGTCAAGGGGGCACCCCAGCCTTCTATCCCTTCTGAGGCGTATTGAGGAAAATCACTCTTCCTGGATGGAGCTGTATACACCATCAACTAAGGGGGGCGGAAAGAGCACGTTTATTTTTGAGGATGATAGCAGGAAGAATCCTAGAATTGCAAGGATGAGAAAGTTCATTGCAGAGGAGTATAAACCTCCCGGCCTCTTCAGAAAGCTAGCAATAGTTCCAATATATTTCAGAATTCCAGATGCTAGAAGCAGGGGAGAAGAATACTTGGTTTACTACGCCCCTGCCATTGGAGCAGTTCCTGCTGAAATCTCTGGAATTTATCCAATAGGACAGGGCGTGTACCAGAAGGCTATAGGAGAGGCAGAGCAGATAAAGATAGCAAGAGATATAACTGAGTTCCTGGAGAAGTTTGGCCAAATGTATGAAGAAATTGAAATGAGAATATGCAGGGAACATGAGGCTCTCCTGCAGGCTCTGAAAGATACGGTGCTCAAAAAAATTGGGGTCAGGGTGAGGATCGTCGATGAATCCTGCTTCTCTGTCCAGATGAAAGAGGAGGATAATACCTTCCAAGAATATCAATGA
- a CDS encoding Lsm family RNA-binding protein encodes MSVTTASRRIISELNALLDRQVVVRLKSGKVLRGTLYGFDERLNLLLKNASEDGGSSFPVILILAESIEVMAAVESPLFNPEEFARIVVSRLNIREADVKAYPEAGVLVVLNTIRISEKGVEGSGPLAHKIYGLFTEYMESKRKETPQAKT; translated from the coding sequence ATGAGCGTTACAACAGCTAGCAGGAGGATAATCAGCGAGCTCAATGCCCTCCTGGATAGGCAGGTAGTTGTGAGGTTGAAAAGCGGAAAGGTTCTGAGAGGTACTCTATATGGATTCGACGAGAGGCTGAACTTGCTCCTCAAGAATGCAAGCGAAGATGGAGGTTCCTCATTTCCCGTGATTCTTATCTTGGCTGAAAGCATAGAGGTCATGGCGGCAGTAGAGTCTCCTTTGTTTAACCCTGAGGAGTTTGCGAGAATTGTAGTAAGCAGGCTGAATATAAGGGAGGCTGACGTTAAAGCCTATCCAGAAGCTGGTGTTCTTGTGGTGCTGAACACAATAAGAATTTCAGAAAAGGGGGTCGAAGGAAGCGGTCCTCTCGCTCATAAGATTTACGGTTTATTCACGGAGTACATGGAAAGCAAGAGAAAGGAGACTCCCCAGGCCAAGACATAG
- a CDS encoding DNA-directed RNA polymerase subunit G, giving the protein MTNFTIDSLNVASINPSIIPQIVDVKASAPGGIEVLFEYHKSMGISYSEGEKLLLKISSQKIPPTESLSFCGKATLFSIKQKEGGLVYLFSIGGLILRISSPGQIEGLEITKDYYFCIEKTSQ; this is encoded by the coding sequence ATGACCAATTTCACTATTGATAGCCTCAATGTCGCCAGCATAAATCCATCCATAATCCCTCAAATCGTCGATGTTAAGGCATCAGCGCCAGGTGGCATTGAAGTGCTCTTCGAGTACCACAAGAGCATGGGAATAAGCTATAGCGAAGGAGAAAAGCTCCTATTAAAGATATCCTCTCAGAAGATTCCCCCAACCGAGAGCTTGAGCTTCTGCGGCAAGGCTACTCTATTTAGTATAAAGCAGAAGGAGGGAGGCCTAGTCTATCTCTTCTCAATAGGCGGTCTCATCCTGAGAATCTCCTCTCCAGGACAAATAGAAGGGCTGGAGATAACAAAGGATTACTATTTCTGCATAGAGAAGACTAGCCAGTAA
- a CDS encoding sulfite exporter TauE/SafE family protein — protein MYELSAIQLALSIFSGVIVGFSLGLIGGGGSILAVPLLIYVVGFNFPHMAIGTTAFSVAVNALINIVPHAMKRNFDLKIGAIFSLAGTAGVLLGNQLGLLTPGKRLLFLFGGLMIFVAIYMLKRGDFVAKSGSRSLAKLILFSLLVGFASGYFGIGGGFLIAPTLMFVGGLDISKAIGTSLLSVGTFGLITALRYYISGQLDPLISALFIVGGIFGGWWGSRLSVSLPKEILRKIFAAVLIVVGIYIMYSSW, from the coding sequence ATGTACGAGCTCTCAGCTATCCAGTTAGCTCTCTCAATATTTTCTGGTGTCATTGTGGGATTCTCTCTCGGGCTCATTGGAGGAGGGGGATCTATCTTGGCTGTCCCCCTCCTCATATACGTGGTGGGATTCAACTTTCCTCATATGGCCATAGGAACGACGGCCTTCTCCGTAGCCGTCAATGCACTAATAAATATAGTTCCTCACGCAATGAAGAGAAATTTTGATTTAAAAATTGGGGCCATTTTCAGTCTAGCTGGAACCGCGGGTGTTCTTCTTGGGAACCAGCTCGGCTTGCTGACTCCAGGGAAAAGGCTTCTCTTTCTCTTTGGGGGTCTCATGATATTTGTAGCTATATATATGCTGAAAAGAGGGGATTTCGTTGCGAAAAGTGGTAGCAGATCTCTTGCTAAGTTGATTTTGTTTTCCTTACTTGTTGGTTTTGCTTCAGGCTACTTCGGCATAGGAGGTGGGTTTCTTATTGCCCCAACCCTGATGTTCGTTGGGGGGCTTGATATATCAAAGGCCATAGGAACCTCCCTTCTCTCGGTTGGAACGTTCGGGCTAATAACAGCGCTCAGGTACTACATTAGTGGACAGCTAGATCCATTGATATCAGCACTTTTTATAGTGGGGGGAATTTTTGGAGGATGGTGGGGATCTAGGCTCTCGGTAAGTCTGCCGAAGGAAATCCTGAGGAAGATCTTTGCAGCTGTTCTTATAGTCGTTGGCATATATATTATGTACAGCTCATGGTGA
- the asnB gene encoding asparagine synthase (glutamine-hydrolyzing): MCGIAGAVAGKGSVDSRLIGKMLELMKHRGPDDEGIFSDDKAAIGNRRLSILDPSPKGHQPMFHDRFAIVLNGEVYNYREVREELRSLGHTFESDSDTEVVLKAVAEWGIESALNRLLGMYAFLIYDSREKKLCGARDRFGIKPLHYMKVGDAVYFSSEIKAFRAVANLRPNARRVVSYLSFLRGNPEETFFEGVYSIPPAYYFCSDGESVDLKRYWSPEVKERSWEDSDAIEKWRSAFESSVKLHLRTDVPLAIALSGGLDSSSILAETKKLLEEGLKEKGFSRETLKIFTVSVDDSAIDELEYAKSVARFLGMEDNMEVVKVKAGDLSIDDLRKMIYYLEEPPEGPSSILHWMMMKKIRERAENLKVLLNGQGGDELLAGYHAYIPIYLKEVMRKRGLLTGFLEAWKLRKYIAEKITLGLRVMLGMRMRMSERILTEKGRRMIERRSNSFEGLNDALRRDLFGGRLLEILRTEDRSSMAYSIEIRVPFVNHALAELSLSMPSEMKIRDGYTKWIHRKAVEGMLPREIVWNRRKIGFQAPEKKWMFSLGEKFEELMEDSRLVKMGIVRRDAVQEIVQSVKRGKVKEDYARFYWRLFFAELWLRTYFE; the protein is encoded by the coding sequence TTGTGCGGAATAGCGGGAGCAGTTGCAGGAAAGGGTAGTGTGGACTCTAGACTAATTGGAAAGATGCTAGAGCTCATGAAACATAGAGGCCCAGATGATGAGGGCATATTCAGTGATGACAAGGCAGCCATTGGAAATAGGAGGCTATCGATCCTAGATCCCTCTCCTAAGGGTCACCAGCCAATGTTCCACGATAGGTTCGCAATCGTGCTGAATGGAGAGGTATACAACTACAGAGAAGTGAGGGAGGAGCTTAGAAGTCTTGGACATACATTTGAGAGCGATAGCGATACTGAGGTTGTTCTGAAGGCAGTAGCGGAATGGGGAATAGAGAGTGCTCTCAATAGATTGCTCGGAATGTATGCCTTCCTAATATATGATTCGAGGGAAAAGAAGCTCTGTGGGGCAAGGGATAGATTCGGGATAAAGCCCCTGCACTACATGAAGGTAGGAGATGCTGTTTATTTTTCCTCAGAAATTAAGGCATTCAGAGCAGTTGCTAATCTGAGGCCGAATGCTAGAAGAGTTGTGAGCTATCTATCCTTCCTGAGGGGCAACCCTGAGGAGACCTTCTTCGAGGGTGTTTATTCCATACCTCCAGCATACTATTTCTGCAGCGATGGAGAGAGTGTGGATTTGAAAAGATATTGGAGCCCTGAAGTAAAGGAGAGAAGCTGGGAAGATTCGGATGCTATTGAGAAGTGGAGAAGTGCTTTCGAAAGCAGTGTGAAGCTACACCTCAGAACAGATGTCCCGCTTGCTATTGCTTTGAGCGGTGGGCTTGATTCCTCATCTATACTGGCAGAAACAAAGAAGCTCCTAGAAGAGGGTTTGAAGGAGAAGGGATTCTCCAGGGAAACGCTGAAGATTTTCACAGTCTCTGTGGATGATAGTGCCATAGATGAACTAGAGTATGCTAAAAGCGTGGCCAGATTTCTTGGAATGGAGGACAACATGGAAGTTGTTAAGGTAAAAGCTGGCGACCTCAGCATCGATGATTTGAGGAAAATGATCTATTATTTGGAGGAGCCTCCTGAGGGTCCAAGCAGCATTCTCCATTGGATGATGATGAAAAAGATAAGGGAAAGGGCTGAGAACCTAAAGGTTCTGCTCAACGGACAGGGTGGGGATGAGCTCCTAGCAGGATACCATGCATACATTCCAATTTATCTGAAGGAAGTAATGAGGAAAAGGGGGCTACTAACAGGATTTCTTGAAGCATGGAAGCTGAGGAAATATATAGCTGAGAAGATTACGCTTGGTCTGAGGGTTATGCTTGGAATGAGGATGAGGATGTCCGAGAGGATACTAACAGAAAAGGGAAGAAGGATGATTGAACGAAGGAGCAATAGCTTCGAAGGACTGAACGATGCCCTGAGAAGAGATCTTTTTGGGGGGAGGCTTCTGGAGATCCTGAGAACTGAGGACAGATCCAGCATGGCATATAGCATAGAAATTAGAGTTCCATTTGTGAACCACGCTCTGGCTGAGCTCTCACTCTCTATGCCCTCTGAGATGAAGATAAGGGATGGCTATACGAAGTGGATACATAGAAAGGCTGTTGAAGGAATGCTCCCAAGAGAAATTGTTTGGAATAGAAGGAAAATAGGATTTCAGGCTCCCGAGAAGAAGTGGATGTTCTCTCTTGGAGAAAAATTTGAGGAGCTCATGGAGGACTCCCGTCTAGTTAAGATGGGAATTGTTAGAAGAGATGCTGTTCAGGAGATCGTCCAATCAGTAAAAAGAGGAAAAGTCAAGGAGGACTATGCCAGGTTCTATTGGAGGCTCTTCTTCGCTGAGCTGTGGCTCAGAACGTATTTCGAGTGA
- a CDS encoding gamma-glutamyltransferase gives MKVAYGRVGVAADHPLSVKIGMDVLEDGGNAFDAAIAISASLSVLQPQSGGPGGDAFLMFFRDREIRAFASYGRSFSGFDAERFIKESPTRGPLTATVPGLVALWGKINEELGLMPLEDLLQPAISLAFNGFRAGKMLANASASSEKEIGRYKWAKYFRGIREGDLVVNRDMARTLRAIVQRGWKDFYEGELAERIVGELREQGVGAELEDLRRHEAEEVKPLSLEIDGRVLYELPPSTIGVTTLHLISALHELGLDELGFGDPKRIAAWMEPIKAAYAFRDRYIGDPDHMGISVERMLKYSEIKNAAEKGLVGGRSGGDTTFFIVSDGEHLVGFIQSLFNPFGSGLIIGGFPVQNRGVGFARAMNLPNSPAPRKRPMHTLSILGIDEGDARRIIGCVGGDYRPQLHLRAYENIYVYRMGDAEALMAPRFIFSPAGNEWKVEVENGLSFSEEAGLSFVRVPLFGTHGHIHTARMDRRGVLYLASDPRTEGISMAL, from the coding sequence TTGAAAGTAGCATATGGAAGAGTAGGTGTTGCTGCTGATCATCCTCTCTCAGTCAAGATAGGTATGGATGTTCTTGAAGATGGCGGGAATGCATTCGATGCGGCGATAGCAATAAGTGCCTCTCTCTCTGTGCTTCAGCCACAGAGTGGCGGACCGGGAGGAGATGCCTTTCTCATGTTCTTCAGGGATAGGGAAATAAGAGCGTTTGCCTCTTATGGGAGATCCTTCTCCGGTTTTGATGCAGAGAGGTTCATAAAGGAGTCCCCCACAAGGGGTCCTCTGACGGCCACTGTTCCTGGTCTAGTTGCTCTGTGGGGGAAAATAAATGAGGAGTTGGGATTGATGCCCTTAGAAGATCTTCTTCAGCCTGCCATATCTTTGGCATTCAATGGCTTCAGGGCAGGCAAAATGCTTGCAAATGCATCTGCTAGCTCCGAGAAGGAGATTGGCAGGTATAAATGGGCTAAGTATTTCAGAGGGATAAGAGAGGGGGATCTTGTAGTAAACAGAGACATGGCGAGAACTCTGAGAGCTATAGTGCAGAGAGGATGGAAAGATTTCTATGAAGGTGAGCTGGCTGAGCGAATTGTGGGTGAGCTCAGAGAACAGGGAGTAGGAGCTGAGCTGGAGGATCTGAGGAGACATGAAGCTGAAGAAGTGAAACCACTCTCTCTTGAAATAGATGGAAGGGTGCTATACGAGCTACCTCCAAGCACTATTGGAGTGACAACTCTTCACCTTATATCTGCTCTCCATGAGCTTGGGCTTGATGAGCTTGGGTTCGGGGATCCCAAGAGAATAGCTGCATGGATGGAGCCTATAAAGGCAGCATATGCTTTCAGAGACAGATATATCGGTGATCCAGATCACATGGGCATAAGTGTGGAAAGAATGCTAAAATATTCAGAGATAAAGAATGCAGCGGAGAAGGGGCTTGTTGGGGGAAGGAGTGGCGGAGACACAACATTCTTCATTGTCTCGGATGGAGAGCACCTAGTGGGATTTATACAGAGTCTGTTCAATCCGTTTGGATCTGGACTTATAATTGGTGGCTTCCCCGTCCAGAACAGGGGGGTTGGATTCGCGAGAGCTATGAATCTTCCCAACAGTCCTGCCCCCAGGAAGAGACCTATGCATACTCTTTCCATCCTGGGAATAGATGAGGGAGATGCGAGAAGAATAATAGGATGTGTGGGCGGTGACTACAGGCCTCAGCTTCACTTGAGAGCATATGAGAACATCTATGTCTATAGGATGGGGGATGCTGAAGCGCTCATGGCTCCCAGGTTCATATTCTCCCCTGCTGGAAATGAATGGAAGGTTGAGGTGGAGAATGGCCTGTCGTTCAGTGAAGAGGCCGGTCTGAGCTTCGTGAGAGTCCCGCTGTTTGGAACGCATGGGCATATTCACACTGCTAGGATGGATAGGAGGGGCGTTCTCTATCTTGCCAGCGATCCGAGGACAGAGGGAATTTCGATGGCTCTCTGA
- a CDS encoding helix-turn-helix domain-containing protein codes for MKQKLVHMLSKEARRRILEVLARERGSEAAEVLGISRAALSKFLNGKIHPSDEVVERAISSANSLEMNKILVIIAEDIADFARELADLIRNHGEDFKSPELINEALRELERAAEELRESTHSSRKRG; via the coding sequence ATGAAACAAAAGCTAGTGCATATGCTGAGCAAGGAAGCAAGAAGAAGAATACTGGAGGTTCTGGCAAGAGAGAGGGGGAGTGAAGCAGCAGAGGTTCTCGGAATATCGAGGGCAGCTCTCAGCAAGTTTCTTAATGGAAAGATCCACCCAAGCGATGAAGTTGTTGAGAGAGCGATATCTTCTGCAAATTCTCTAGAGATGAACAAGATTCTTGTGATAATAGCTGAGGACATAGCAGACTTTGCGAGAGAACTGGCAGATCTCATACGCAACCACGGAGAAGATTTTAAGAGCCCAGAACTCATCAATGAGGCCCTGCGGGAGCTGGAGAGGGCAGCAGAGGAGTTGAGGGAATCCACACACTCTTCAAGAAAGAGAGGATAA
- a CDS encoding geranylgeranylglyceryl/heptaprenylglyceryl phosphate synthase, with the protein MRVSDYLRERREKGPLHFALIDPHKTGAEEAGKIAEELKRLGTDAFLIGGSIGVDPLEASEVARALRSSGLPVIVFPGDVNNVIKEADAILFMSLLNSESVYHIVGAQVQGAPLVRKYGLEPLPTGYIIVGYGGAAGYIGRARPIPFDQPYIAAAYAMAAEMLGMRYIYLEAGSGSPQHIPPEMIKVVRKSLREAFLIVGGGIRSGEAARSVIEAGADAIVTGNVLEKSLDAVREIVWAIKRR; encoded by the coding sequence TTGAGGGTAAGTGATTATCTGAGAGAGAGAAGGGAGAAGGGGCCTCTTCACTTTGCATTAATAGATCCGCACAAAACCGGAGCTGAGGAAGCAGGAAAAATTGCTGAGGAGCTTAAGAGGCTGGGCACAGACGCATTTCTGATAGGTGGAAGCATTGGTGTTGATCCCTTGGAAGCAAGTGAGGTTGCTAGGGCTCTGAGGAGTTCTGGATTGCCTGTCATCGTCTTTCCTGGAGATGTGAACAATGTGATAAAGGAAGCTGATGCTATACTTTTCATGAGCCTGCTCAACAGTGAAAGTGTTTATCATATTGTTGGTGCACAGGTTCAGGGAGCTCCTCTGGTGAGAAAGTATGGATTGGAGCCGCTGCCGACAGGGTATATTATTGTAGGCTATGGAGGGGCTGCTGGATATATTGGAAGGGCTAGGCCGATACCATTTGACCAGCCATACATAGCTGCGGCATATGCTATGGCAGCGGAGATGCTGGGAATGCGCTACATATATTTGGAGGCTGGCTCAGGAAGTCCGCAGCACATCCCTCCTGAGATGATCAAGGTGGTTAGAAAAAGCCTGAGAGAGGCTTTTCTTATTGTTGGAGGAGGAATTAGGAGCGGAGAGGCTGCGAGGAGCGTAATTGAGGCTGGAGCAGATGCTATTGTAACAGGAAACGTCCTGGAGAAAAGTCTAGATGCAGTCAGAGAAATAGTATGGGCTATAAAGAGGAGATAA